The following proteins are encoded in a genomic region of Brachypodium distachyon strain Bd21 chromosome 1, Brachypodium_distachyon_v3.0, whole genome shotgun sequence:
- the LOC100832533 gene encoding protein trichome birefringence-like 21, with the protein MQKLQLVNPSAVSLPVLVIVLFLVNARHHPSFLDTTTYGSGFVSISSDPWRPAVVAPTRAVARVPEECDMFRGEWVPDDEAPYYTNQSCALIQEHQNCIKYGRPDLGFLRWRWRPAECELPRFDAAGFLDVVRGRSLAFVGDSLARNHMQSLMCLLSKVEYPKDISKTKDQQFRTMRYESYNFTVSVFWSPFLVKANQSSHDGGGGRLWNLYLDEPDDAWVSGVWSSTDYVVISAANWFTRPSMFYESGRLVACHYCLVPGVPDLTLRYSLRMAFRTALRALTGGGFNGTAIVRTVSPTSHFEGGEWDKGGDCTRTRPYVNGTGSSRLAGLDLDFHTAQVEEFAEAAEKRKGRLMLMDTTEAMLLRPDGHPSRYGHWAHENVTLYKDCVHWCLPGPIDVWNEMLLQMILRSSVVR; encoded by the exons ATGCAGAAGCTTCAGCTCGTCAACCCATCCGCGGTGTCCCTCCCGGTGCTGGTCatcgtcctcttcctcgtcaACGCGCGCCACCACCCTTCTTTCCTTGACACCACTACCTACGGCTCCGGCTTCGTCTCGATCTCGTCAGATCCTTGGCGTCCAGCCGTGGTGGCGCCCACACGCGCCGTCGCCCGGGTGCCCGAGGAATGCGACATGTTCCGGGGCGAGTGGGTGCCCGACGATGAGGCGCCCTACTACACGAACCAGAGCTGCGCGCTGATCCAGGAACACCAGAACTGCATCAAGTACGGCCGGCCGGACCTCGGGTTCctccggtggcggtggcggccggcggaaTGCGAGCTCCCGCGGTTCGACGCGGCGGGGTTCCTAGACGTCGTCAGGGGCCGCTCGTTGGCCTTCGTCGGGGACTCGCTCGCCAGGAACCACATGCAGTCCCTCATGTGCCTCCTGTCCAAG GTGGAGTACCCGAAAGACATCTCCAAGACGAAGGATCAGCAGTTCAGAACGATGCGCTACGAGTCGTACAACTTCACCGTCTCCGTCTTCTGGTCCCCGTTCCTCGTGAAGGCGAACCAGTCGTcgcacgacggcggcggcgggcggctgtGGAACCTGTACCTGGACGAGCCGGACGACGCGTGGGTGTCCGGCGTGTGGAGCTCCACGGACTACGTGGTCATCTCGGCGGCCAACTGGTTCACGCGGCCGTCCATGTTCTACGAGTCCGGCCGCCTGGTTGCCTGCCACTACTGCCTCGTCCCGGGCGTCCCGGACCTCACGCTGCGCTACTCGCTGCGTATGGCCTTCCGCACCGCGCTGCGGGCGCTCACCGGCGGCGGATTCAACGGGACGGCGATCGTGCGGACGGTGTCGCCGACGTCGCACTTCGAGGGCGGGGAGTGGGACAAGGGCGGCGACTGCACGAGGACCCGGCCGTACGTTAACGGGACGGGCTCGTCGCGCTTGGCCGGGCTGGACCTCGACTTCCACACGGCGCAGGTGGAGGAGTTCGCGGAAGCggcggagaagaggaaggggaggctGATGCTGATGGACACGACGGAGGCGATGCTGCTGCGGCCGGACGGGCACCCGAGCCGGTACGGCCACTGGGCGCACGAGAACGTGACGCTGTACAAGGACTGCGTGCACTGGTGCCTGCCCGGCCCGATCGACGTGTGGAACGAGATGCTGCTCCAGATGATACTGCGTTCATCAGTTGTTCGATGA